Within Marinomonas mediterranea MMB-1, the genomic segment TCATCATTATAAGAAGGCGGACCTTCCTGATGATCGAGTAATCATGACGGAAAAAGATGCGGTAAAGTGTGCTTTTATCGCTGACGAAGAAAGTGATTGGTGGTACATGCCTGTATCACTGGAGCTAACAGATCAATTTAAAACGGCGTTGCTTGGCCGTTTAAACAATGTTGTAAGAGAGAAAAGTAATGAATAAGGCCTTATTAGATATCTTGGTATGCCCTGTGACGAAAGCACCCTTGTCTTTAAATGCGGAAGGGACAGAGTTGATTAGCAAAGTAGGCGGTATGGCCTACCCAATTCGAGATGGTATTCCTGTCCTTTTGGAAACGGAAGCTCGCACCCTAACGAATGACGAGCGCTTAAATACAGAAGAGAAATAAGATGAAGCTGCTAACTGTTTGCTTAGGAAATATTTGTCGATCTCCAGCAGCACAAGGGATTATTGAAAATTTTGCTCAAGAGCGTGGCATTAATGTGACCGTCGATTCTGCGGGTACAGCAGCTTATCATATAGGTAAATCGCCAGATAGACGGTCGATTAACGAGTTACGTAGCGTCGGGATCGATTTGTCACAGCAAAGAGCGAGGCAGGTCGTTGAAGCGGACTTCTATCAGTATGATTGGATTTTGGCTATGGATGCGTCAAATTTGCAAAATCTAAAAGTGATCATGCCTGATGATGCGTCGGCTCAGGTGGTTATGTTTGGTGAGTTCGCCGAGTATGTCAGGTTGGGCGAAGTTGAAGACCCGTATTATGGTGATGACTCTTCTTTTCACTCAATGAGACTTCATTTAACTGAGATCGCAGAGTCATTTTTCGACTCTATTTATTCTGCAAGCTAAGTAATATGCCCCATATTTATTCAAATATCAGTTTGAAACCCTATAACACCTTTGCTTTTGATTATGCCGCTGAGCGATTTGCCGTAGCTGATACGATAGACGCTCTGATTTTCTTAGTTCAGTTTGCAAAGAAAGAGTGTCTTGATGTCACGGTGATTGGCGGTGGAAGTAATCTGCTAATTCATGGAAATATAAAAGGTTTAGTTATTCTAAATCGAATCATGGGGCGAGAATACTCTCAGAATGCTGCTGACGTCGACGTTGTCTTCGGGGCTGGAGAAGTGTGGGATGAGTGTGTTGAAGACAGTGTTTCACGCGGGTTTGGTGGAATAGAGAATCTTGGTTTAATTCCAGGGACCTGTGGTGCTGCTCCAGTGCAAAACATTGGTGCTTACGGCGTCGAAATTAAAGATGTTCTAATGAGTGTTGAGGCGCTCAATAGAGAATCTATGAAGATTGAAACAATAAATGCCTATCAGTGTGGCTTTGCTTATCGAGAAAGTCATTTTAAGAGAAAGTGGTCATCTAAGTATATTATTACGCGTATCCATTTGAGACTGAGTTCTCTATCTGAACTAAAACTAGGTTATGGGGGGCTTGCTAAGGTGCTGTCTGAGTCTTCTGGTTTTGACGATGTGTATCATAAGGTGTGTGATATTAGGCGTTCTAAATTACCTAACCCTGTTGATATCCCCAATTCTGGCAGTTTCTTTAAGAACCCTGTGGTCAGCGAGGCAACGAGAGAAAGGCTGGTGGCCGAATTTGAAGACTTGGTTAGCTTTAAAGTAGAAGGTGGCTGGAAGTTGGCAGCTGGCTGGTTGAACGAGAAGGCGGGGTGGAAAGGGGTTAAGGTGGGCAATGTTGGTGTTTATGAAAAACAAGCATTGGTTCTGGTTAATTTAGGTGATGAAAAAGCGACCGAGTTGCGTCGCCTAGAAAAAACAATTATTCAGTCTGTCCACGATATGTTTGGTGTGACATTGGAGCGCGAACCAGTACTTCTCGGTGATTCGCCATGAAATACAATGTCGCCATTATTGATTCAGGGTCAGGCGGACTGTCCGTATTGAATACCATTCGTCGACAATCGCCAGAGTTGAATCTGCATTATTACGCAGATAGCTGCTTCTCTCCTTATGGGGAAAAATCGTCAGAATTTTTAAAATCTAGATTGGTTCAGATTGGACGCTATTTGGAGGCTTTGTCTGAGCCTGTCCATGCGATTGTCTTAGCTTGTAATACGGCAACGGTTGAAGGGATTGACGCCTTAAGGCGCGCTGTATCAATTCCTGTGGTTGGGGTGGAGCCAGCGGTTAAGCCTGCGTTAGTTAATCCGAATGTCAGTCGTGTTTCAGTATTGGCAACGCCTGTAACGATTGGCAGTAATCGTTTGCAGGCGCTAATATCTCTTTGGAAAAATGATAAGCAGGTTCAGTTGATTTCGAGTGCCGATTTAGCTCGGTTAATCGACAGTGCTGATTCTCGTTCTGAGAGTGCTTTATGCAAAGAGATTGAGCGTATATGCAGTGAAGTAACCGTATTTCGCCCTGATGTCTTGGTTCTTGCTTGTACTCACTACCCGCTGGTTAGAGATCGATTTGAGGGAAGCTTGCACGGCGTTGAAATTTTAGAGCCTAGTAGTAGTGTATCAAACCAGTTAATTAGACGCCTTGAGCAGGAAATATGCATTGATTGCATTTCTGATGAGGGTCTGCCGATAGGAGGCGTTACGCTTCACTCGTCAGGTGATGAAGGGGATTTAAAGTCTCTGCATAGGTGGTGCGACGATCAAAGCGCAGTGATGGGAAAGTGCCATTTAAACTTCCACACCACTGTACTTTCTTAAGAGCCTCTAGGCTGTCTTCGGTCTACAGCGTTTCTTTCTATTCTTGTGTTTCTTTCTGTTCTCGTGTTTTTCTCTATCCTTGAGCTTCTTTTTCGGAACTTGTTTCTAGGTTAATTGAGGTAACGGCAGACGTTAATGCATTTATTCGTGTGTCGCAGAATGTTTCATTGGGTAATCGCGCCATGACTCCAAGTTTTTCCAAGCGTTCTGTAGTCTGTCCGTTTGGACTAAAAATATACACCGCGCAGCCTGCATCGACCGCATCAATAATGGCGTTTTCCAATGCTAATCCAATTGTTAAATCCATCATCGGAACGGCGCTTAAATCGATCACAACCGCTTCGTATTCGTTGATTCTGTTATGCTGTCGCGCAATTGCTTTACTAACTCCGAAGATCATTGGGCCAGACAGGTAAAAGAACAAAACTTTTCCTTTCGCACTGTCGAGCAGCGCTCTTTCATCGTCCTTAAGGGGGACTCCATCGTCTGCATCGCTGATGGCTTTAACATTTGTCTCTTGTAATCGACTTAGTTTTTCGATGGTTAAAATGTTAGCAATAAAAACGCCAATGCCGACAGCAACCATCAGATCAACAAATATTGTTAGGGCCATTACGCCATACATAATGATCGTTGGGCTTAATGCGACTTTATGTGCTCGTTGTATGAAGCTCCAATCCAGTATATTTATGCCAACATATAGTGAAATGCCAGCTAAGACGGCCATCGGTATCATTTGTGTTAACGACGAGGCGCCTAAAACAACTGTTAGTAGGATGAGTGCTCTTGTAATGCCTGCAAGAGGAGACTTTCCTCCGGATTGAACGTTGACGACGGTGCCCATTGTTGCGCCAGCGCCAGGTAAACCGCCGCAAAAGCCAGAAAGGGTGTTAGCGATACCTTGCCCAATAAGTTCGCGATTAGAGTCGTGCTCGTTCCTTGTTAGGCTGTCTGCAATGACGGCGGTAAGTAGGGTATCTATGCACCCTAATGTACCTAAAACAAGTGCATTTAATACCATGGTCATCATCTGGTCGAACGTGAATGTTGGGATGTGAAAATCAGGCAGACCGGATGGAATTGCGCCTATACGTCGCACGCCATCATCAGAGAAAATGATGATCGATAGCAAGGTGACGGCAACAAGCGCAACGAGTTGAGGAGGGATGCGCCTTCTCCATTGCTTCGGTAGGTAAAACAAAATTCCAAGGGTGACTAGTCCAAGAAAAAGTTCAGAAAATGAAATGTTCAGCAATAGGTTTGGTAGCGCCGAAAGTGTTCCTGTTACACCACCAGGAGGGGTGGGTTGACCTAAAAATGGAGCAAGTTGAAGGATAATTAATATCACCCCGATGCCAGACATAAAGCCAGATATGACACTATAAGGCATAAGTGTGATGTACTTACCCAGCTTCAATGCACCTAGGCAAATTTGAAATACCCCTGCCATCATCACAACAGTAAATGCCATTGCGACGCCTTGATCTGGGTTCGCGGCAATCATTGCGCTTAGTACTGCGGTCATGACAACCGTCATTGGGCCTGTCGGTTCGGAAATAAGGGATGTGGAGCCACCGAAGATGGAGGCAAATAAGCCGACCAGTATTGCACCCCATAACCCTGCCTCTGCTCCGGCGCCAGATGCCACGCCAAACGCAAGCGCTAACGGGAGGGAGACAATTGCGGTTGTTAATCCGCCAAATAGATCTCCGGCGAGAGATAAGTTTTTGAATCTAGATAGGTCTATAAGTGTTTTCATTTTTCCAAATAAAAGTTATTAACCAAAATTAATGATTGATAAAAAAGAGCCCGCATGCAGCGGGCTTTTTTTGAGCTAATAGCTAAATTTATTCAGCGGTCTCTGTTCCGGAGCTAGCGCTTTCTGGAGGAGTTGCTTGTACGTCTTCTCCTCGTGATAGTCTCGGATCATTTTTTACTCGTCCTTGACGTCTTCCGCGACGTTCACTCGACGCTGCTCGTTTTTCTTCCAACGCTTTTCGAGCTTCTTCTTGTTGTTTGAGTATTGCTTCAGGTAGCTCTACTGATGCTCTTTTTTCTGTCACTTTCGGAGCAGGCTTGCCGCGACCGCGTCTTGGGGCGCGTGCTCGTTGAGTCGTAGGCTCTGGCTGATCGGCAGTGGGCTCTGGCGTTGGTTGTGCTTCGGGCTTGCTATCAGGCGTCTCTGTCACTGCTTCAACTGAGTTGTTTTGCTCTGAAGAGCTCTCTTCGGAATCCGTTTTCTCTAGAATGCTTTCCTGAGTACTAGACTCTTCGGAATCCGCTTTCTCTAGAATGCTTTCCTGAGTACTAGACTCTTTGGCATCAGTTTCTTCGGTGTTAGCCTCTTCAGTACTAGTCTCTTTTGTCGTTGTTGCCTCGGAGGTAGATACAGCGGGTTCGTTATCAGAAGAGGTCTCGTTAGAGGCTGTCTGCTGATTCTCGTTTGTCGAACTTACTTCGACAGTGTCTGGAGTGGGTGCAGTTTCAGTTTGAGCTGCTTCCATTACAGGCTCTTCCTGTTCAGTTTTGACACTTGTGTCTTCTGCATTCGCCGCTTCTGAAGAGGTGCTTTCAGGATCTGTAGTCTCTACTGGTTCACTTTCAGCAACAGGTTCGCTTGCAGGTTGTGCGCTATTCTCAACTGCATTTTTAGTGGTGTCATCACTAGCGGTTTCCTTTGCAGGTTCCGCGTCAACGATTGGCGTAGTTTGAGGTGCTTCTTCGTTTGATGACGTTTCTTCTTTCGCAGCTGTTTTAGGAATTGAGGTAGTCTCAAGTTCCTTTTTCGCAGTGTTCGCTTCTAGCTTGCTCTCTACAACTTCAACAGAAGAAGGTGTTTCAGTAGCGACAGAGGTTTCTTCAGTTGCTGGCTGAGTAGCTTCTGCTTGCGTCGGTGCTGCATCACCTCGTGGTGATTTACGAGAGCGTCTTGATCTGCGCGGTTTTCTTTCTTTAGTTGAAGCTGAGTCTGTAGACGTCGCGTCGGAACGTTGTCCTTCTTGAGCTTCAATTTGAGCTGCTTCTTTCGCATCAGCTTCTTGTTTTGCGTTTTCTTGTTTTGCTAGTTCTGCTTCATCACGAAGTTTACCGTTTCGACGCTTGTTTTCATTGCGTGTACGTTTGCGCTCTTTTACTTCGGGAACTTTCTTCTCAGGTGCAACTTCAACGGTCGCTTTACGCTTGGTTTCACTGCGCTCTTCGGATTGCGGCGCTTTTTTCTTCGCTTGAGGAGCGTGAGTTTTTACCTGCGCTTCCGCTTGCTCGCGACGGGTTTTGCGTGTCGAGCGCGGTTTTTCTTGTTTGCGTTCGTCACCTTGATCGCGCTTTTGGTGTTTGTTCGTACGTTGTGGTTTGGAGCGTTTGTTTCTATCTCCTTGCGTACCTTGGTTAGAACGGCTTTTAGTTGTTGTGGATGGTTTGCTGTCCTTTTTGGTTTCCGCTTCTTCCGTTGCACCAAACAGTGCGCGGAAAATGCGTGTTAGCAATCCAGTTTTTTCAACTTTTTTAGGTTCTGGAGTGGGGGCTGGAGCAGGGGACTTGGGAGCAATACTTGTTACCGCCGCTTGTGGTCGAGCTTGCTCAACCGCCTGGCGAGGCTCGTAAGGTGCTTCATCGGGAGTTTCTACAAGGGTGTAGCTACTGTCGTCCTGAGTGATTACGGCGTTGTCGTCGCGAATTCTCTCCACAGTGAAGTGCGGTGTTTCCATGTGTGGATTTGGCACCAAAATGATGTGCACGTCATTGCGTTTTTCGATTTTCGCGATGTTTGTACGCTTTTCGTTTAACAAGAAAGTCGCAACAGAGACCGGTAATATTGCGCGTATTTGAGCGGTGCGTTCTTTCGCACACTCTTCCTCAATAAGGCGAAGTACGGACAGGGCTAGTGATTCAACGTCACGGATAAAGCCTTGTCCATTACAGCGTGGGCAAACAATGCCGCTTGTTTCGCCTAGAGAAGGGCGCAAGCGTTGGCGGGACATTTCTAGAAGTCCAAAGCGCGAGATACGGCCTAGTTGCACTCGAGCGCGGTCCGCTTCAAGTGCTTGTTTCATGCGGTTTTCAACTTCTTTCTGGTTTTTTAGTGGTGTCATATCGATAAAATCAATGACAACCAGTCCACCTATGTCTCGTAGGCGCAATTGACGTGCAATTTCGTCAGCGGCTTCTAAGTTGGTTTGCAGTGCGGTCTCTTCGATATCTCCGCCTTTTGTTGCACGTGCGGAGTTGATATCAATCGATACGAGCGCTTCAGTCGGATCAATTACGATGGAGCCGCCTGAAGGTAGTCGAACTTCACGTTGGAAAGCGGTTTCGATTTGCGTTTCGATTTGGAAACGATTGAACAGCGGAGTGGTATCAGAGTATTGCTTAATGCGACTCTTAAACTGTGGCATAACTTGCATAACGAAGTTGATTGCGTCTTGGTAGGCGCCTTTTTCGTCGATTAATACTTCGCCAATGTCATCGCGCAAGTAGTCACGAATTGCTCTGATAACGATGTTACTTTCTTGATAGATCAAGAATGGAGCTGGCTTTTCTGAAGCTGCTTTTGTGATCGAGCTCCACAATGTATCGAGATAGTCTAAGTCCCATTGTAGTTCTTCAGTTGAGCGACCTACACCCGCTGTACGAACAATTAAGCCGCCATTTTCAGGGGTTGAAAGGCCGGACATTGCTTCTTTTAATTGCGTACGATCATCACCATCGATTCGGCGAGAAATGCCGCCTGCGCGAGGGTTGTTTGGCATTAGTACTAAGTATCGCCCTGCCAAACTTACGAATGTCGTCAGTGCTGCACCTTTGTTTCCACGCTCTTCTTTGTCTACTTGAACTATGACTTCCTGACCTTCGGTTAAAACATCTTTGATGTTTAGGCGTCCGTCAGAGTTAGATTTTTTTGAAAAGTAAGTTTTAGAAATTTCTTTAAGAGGGAGGAATCCGTGTCGTTCTGCGCCGTAGTCAACGAACGCCGCTTCGAGGCTAGGCTCAATGCGTGTGATTTTCCCTTTGTAGATATTTGCTTTTTTCTGTTCTCTTGACCCGGACTCTATATCTAAATCATAAAGGCGCTGGCCATCCACTAGTGCAACGCGCAATTCTTCTTGTTGCGTCGCGTTTATTAGCATTCTAATCATTAATTTTGAACTCTGTTTAGTCACGAACAGAGGGAGCGGTTTGAGTGGCGTTGAAAAATAGTGCTTTTCCAAGTACGGCGGACACAACATATCTGTTGATGGGTAACACGCAAAGAGGATCTACTGCGAAATTATATCAGTGGACTGGTTATATCTTAGCTAGTTACGTCATTTTACGGTTGTATTTTGTCATCAATGGCTTTCAGCAACTTTTTATTTTGAAAGCGTCTCGTACTCAGTCAAACGAACTACAAAATCAGGCAACCCATGGTCGACTTCTCTCGATTCATGCGGTTTATTATTTAAGCTTAACTGTTACAGAGGTAAGATATGAGCCAGAGTATCGCTCTGGTGGTAGTAAATTCGGTATCATACGTTTTCTTCGAGGCGTTTTGTTGCCTCTTACCCTCTGCGGAACTGAATATAGCAGTAAAAACTAAGTGCTTCAATTATAAAGGAAACCATTCTTTGGATAACAAAGACAAAGTTGTCGTCGAACCTACCAAAACAAAGGTCCGGTTCGTTGATATTGATGAAAATAATCATGGCCAACGCATAGATAATTTTCTTATTACAGAATTGAAAGGCCTTCCGAAAGGTAAAATCTACAATTTGTTAAGAAAAGGTGAGATACGCGTTAATAAAAAGCGAACAAAACCAGATTATCGCCTCCAGTCTGGCGACATTGTTCGCATTGCTCCTTTGGTTCTTCCAGAACGCGCTGATAAGCCGACGGTTGCTGAAGGGCTAAAAGCGCAGATTGAATCTCGTATTATTTATGAAGATAAAGGCTTGTTGGTTGTTAATAAGCCGTCAGGGCTGGCTGTCCACGGCGGTAGTGGCTTGAGCTTTGGTCTGGTTGAAGTGGTACGTCAAATGCGGCCGTTAGAGAAATTTGTTGAGCTTGTTCATCGACTAGACCGAGACACATCTGGTTTGATTATGATCGCCAAGCGTAGAAGTGTATTGAAGTTGCTTCATGAGGCATTGCGTGAAAAAAGTGGTGTTCAAAAAACGTATTTAGCATTAGTGCACGGAGCTTGGTCTAAGCGTAAGCAGAAGGTTGATGCTCCACTTTTGAAAAATGAATTAAAGTCGGGTGAAAGAGTCGTCCGCGTGAACCCAGAAGGAAAGGAATCGTTAACTCGATTTAATTTAGTTCGAGAGTTTGAAGGGTTTAGCTTGATTCAATGTGAGCCGGTCACTGGGCGGACTCATCAGATTCGTGTGCACACTCAATTTGCAGGACATTCTATTGTTGGTGATGATAAATACACATCGAGCGAGCTCAATAAGCAAACCAAAGAAATGGGGTTCAAGCGTTTGTGCCTGCATGCAACTCGATTAGAGATTGATTACGAAGGTGAGAAGTTGATTTTAGAAGCGCCACTTGATGATGAATGGAAAGCGCTGATGTCTAATGTGCTTGTCTCGAGGTATTAGTTTCGAGGTATTAGTCTCAAGGTATTAGCACTAAAAGTGCTAGGGCTATAAAAAATAGGTGAATAAAAAGCGGAACATCTGAATGTGATGTTCCGCTTTTTATTTATGGGAGCATGATGGTCGCTTCCCCAGTAACGACTTTTTTACTGTCACAATGGCATACTGTTTCCAACACAACACGTCTGCGACGTTCATTGATTTCTTTTACTGTTACCGTCGTTTGAACTTCTTTTCCGATTAATACGGGGGAGCGGAATTTTAGTGTCTGCTCTAGGTAGATACATCCTGGCCCAGGAAGCTTCGTGCCAATGGCAGCAGAAATAAAGCCTGCTGTTAGCATGCCGTGAGCGATAGGTTCTCCAAAGCTGGTGTTTGCGGCATATTCTTCATCTAAATGAACGGGGTTGTTGTCGCCGGTCACAGCAGCAAACGTATGTACGTCTTCTTTGGAGACGGTTTTTGAATAAGTTTCGCTTAGACCGACTGAAAGGTCTTCGAAAGAATAACTCATTTTGTTGACTATCCTTATTTTACGTTAATTCGCCTATGGTACACTTACGCGGCATAGTCTTAAAGGTATTGAGCGAACGAGACTAAGTCTATGATAAAGAAATCGTTTTGAGGGTTGTGAATGAGCTGGAATGAAGAGGATGATCGCAAGGCATCCAATGATATGTTGTCATCTGAAGATGCGTCGTTTTCAAATAAAGCGCAGTCAAATGATATGTATGTGGATGTAGATCAAGGAACGGACGCGAAGGCTGATAGCACATCAAAGCCAAAACTAACGTCTTCTAATAATGAAGATGTTGCGTCGCAAACGGCCGTTTTCGAATTGCTAAAAGAGGCTTTGCTGGAAAATGTGGTAGAAAAGCGTCGTGCTAGACGCTGGAAAATATTTTTCCGCTTCGTCGGTTTGTTTTTAATCGTCGGTATTTTTGTTGGATGGAGCGCGTCTAGTGTCGTTGAGGATGCCGCTTTAACTGGCGACTCTGTCGCACTTATTCCTATGCGGGGGACGATTGGGGCTGGGCTGGACATCGATGCTGATGAATATTCCCTATTAATAGAAGATGCCTACGCTGATGCTCGTACGAAAGCGGTCGTAATTAAGATGAATAGCCCTGGCGGAAGTCCGGTGCATTCGGGCATTTTGTATGACCTTCTCATGAGTAAGCGAAAAAGTTATCCAGATATCCCTTTGATTGTGGTCGTTAGTGATATGGCGGCAAGCGGCGGTTACTATATTGCTTCTGCTGCTGACGAAATTTATGCAGACAAGGCCAGTCTTGTCGGTTCTATTGGCGTTGTGTCGCCAGGGTTTGATGCGAGTGGTCTTCTTGAGTCTATTGGAGTGGAGCGCAGAACCTTTACTGCTGGGGAAGATAAAGCGTTCCTAGATCCATTCTCTCCTATGACACCTAGTGCTGCGCAAAAATGGCAATCTGTATTGGATAGTACCCATAAACAGTTTATTGAAGCAGTTAAAAAGGGGCGGGGAGATAGGCTTTCACTAGAACGTGACCTATTTACTGGTATGGTGTTTACAGGTGAACAGGCGGTCTCTTACGGATTGATAGATGGACTTGATTACACGGGACATGTGCTATCAAGTCGTTTCTCCAATCTGACACCTGTTTACTATGAACCTCGCGAAGAGCCTTGGAAAGAAGTTGCAAAGGAATTGGGTATCTCGTTTGCAACGCGTTTATCGACTATTTTCTCTATGAGATAAAGGTATGTGTAACGGCTTTTTAATGAGATGCTTTAATCGGATGCATAGCTCAGTGGGTCTGCGCCGAATTCACAAAGTAGTTCGCTAGTTGCGATAAGGGGAAGACCCTCCAATGAAGTGGGGTCGTCTCCTTCCATCTTTTCGAACAGTCTTATACCTAAACCTTCGCATTTAAAGCTTCCTGCGCAATCGAATGGTTTTTCAATGTCGAGGTATCTTGAAATCTCTTGAGAGCTTAGGTTTTTAAATTGAACTGAGTAAGTTGTGATCTTTGAACTGCGTTGCTTGGTCTTGCAGCAGGTGATCGTTACGCTGGTGTAAAATTTAACGGTTCTTGATGAAAAAGACGTAAGTTGTTTTTCTGCGTTCTCTTTCGTAAGGGGCTTACCAATAATTTTGCTGGTTAAAAGGCCGTCTTCGTGTGAGTTTTCTTCTAAGGTGGCGGACTGATCTGATGTGATGATTAGTGTATTCGATGTGTCGTAAATTTGAAGGATGGCGTCTGCTTTTTCTTCGCTCATTCGTAAAACGTAGTTCTCAATTAACTCTTGTTTTTTCGGTGTCTCATCAATATTTGGTGAGTGCGTTGAAAAAGGTACCTTTAATCGATTCAAAAGTGTTTTTCTGTAGGGGGATGAGGACCCCAAAATAATCTTTGGATGCATTGTGCTTACTGACTTTTTATTGATTTAATGTATTCGCTATCACGTTAAAGACTGACGTAATGTTGGTTTGTTTAGAATAATATACGCATTGAATTTATGAAAATCCCTTTCTTATTCGTTTTTTTACTAAAAAAAGCGATTTAAGTGCCTGAACTCTTTGACAATGCCGCTGCTTGGCAATATTATTCCTCGCCATGTTGAATGACTCATTACCCAAGTATTTTGACCCCCGAAAGTATGCGACTCAAGAAGTGACTTTAGAGGGGCGTTTGCCACTCCGTGATTTCAGTGAATTACGTGAACTTTTGGTGTCTGACGAAGGTGATGTCTCTATTCATCTGAACTTTAAAGTCGATGAAGATAGGCGCTACATCGCAAAGGGTTCA encodes:
- a CDS encoding Maf family protein → MHPKIILGSSSPYRKTLLNRLKVPFSTHSPNIDETPKKQELIENYVLRMSEEKADAILQIYDTSNTLIITSDQSATLEENSHEDGLLTSKIIGKPLTKENAEKQLTSFSSRTVKFYTSVTITCCKTKQRSSKITTYSVQFKNLSSQEISRYLDIEKPFDCAGSFKCEGLGIRLFEKMEGDDPTSLEGLPLIATSELLCEFGADPLSYASD